A stretch of Synechococcus sp. WH 8020 DNA encodes these proteins:
- the gltX gene encoding glutamate--tRNA ligase: MTVRVRLAPSPTGTLHIGTARTAVFNWLFARHQNGKFLLRIEDTDKERSKPEFTENILDGLRWLGLDWDEEPVIQSERIEAHRQAISQLLAQGLAYRCYASEQELDSMREAQRASGQPPRYDNRHRHLTVEQEEAYRAEGREAVIRFRIDDEATIAWTDMVRGPMQWRGADLGGDMVIARRAPATTVGDPLYNLVVVVDDAAMAISHVIRGEDHIANTAKQLLLYQALELNCPTFAHTPLILNPEGRKLSKRDGVTSIGDFQEMGYTAEALANYMTLLGWSVPEGMEERFTLRDAAEVFSFDRVNKAGAKFDWDKLNWLNAQVLHGWSSAELLAALEPRWQQQGWVASEPLWANDLAVLLGPSLTLIEDGVTQARPFFEEPPLEEDGLKQLEQEGSRSALQALLSALELNPWDGLDVERAQTLLKEAAATAAVKKGVLMKSLRAALLGRLQGPDLITTWGLLARLGNDRQRLRRSL; the protein is encoded by the coding sequence GTGACGGTTCGCGTTCGTCTGGCCCCAAGCCCCACCGGCACGCTACATATCGGAACAGCTCGTACTGCTGTTTTTAATTGGTTGTTTGCCCGTCACCAAAACGGCAAATTTTTGCTGAGAATTGAAGACACGGATAAAGAGCGATCCAAGCCAGAGTTCACAGAAAATATTCTTGATGGCTTGCGCTGGCTTGGCCTGGACTGGGATGAGGAACCGGTTATCCAAAGCGAGCGGATTGAAGCGCATCGCCAGGCCATCAGCCAATTGCTCGCTCAAGGTCTTGCCTATCGCTGTTATGCCAGTGAGCAGGAATTGGATTCCATGCGTGAAGCCCAAAGGGCTTCAGGTCAGCCTCCTCGTTACGACAACCGTCATCGCCATCTCACTGTTGAGCAGGAGGAGGCCTATCGGGCGGAAGGGCGAGAGGCGGTGATCCGTTTTCGGATTGATGATGAAGCCACCATCGCTTGGACCGACATGGTGCGCGGTCCGATGCAATGGCGCGGCGCCGATCTTGGCGGTGACATGGTGATCGCCAGACGTGCCCCTGCGACCACAGTTGGTGACCCTCTGTACAACCTCGTTGTGGTGGTTGATGACGCCGCTATGGCCATCAGCCACGTGATTCGAGGTGAGGATCACATCGCCAATACGGCTAAACAACTGTTGCTCTATCAGGCTCTGGAGTTGAACTGTCCCACCTTTGCCCATACGCCTTTGATCCTCAACCCAGAGGGACGAAAGCTCTCGAAGCGCGATGGAGTGACCTCCATTGGTGATTTTCAGGAGATGGGTTATACAGCGGAGGCCTTAGCCAATTACATGACCCTGCTCGGTTGGTCTGTCCCGGAAGGAATGGAGGAACGATTCACGCTTCGAGACGCAGCTGAAGTTTTCAGTTTTGATCGGGTGAATAAAGCAGGTGCCAAATTCGATTGGGACAAGCTCAACTGGCTCAATGCCCAGGTTTTGCATGGTTGGTCGTCTGCTGAACTGCTTGCAGCACTTGAGCCCCGCTGGCAGCAACAAGGCTGGGTTGCTAGTGAACCTCTTTGGGCCAACGACTTAGCCGTTTTACTTGGACCTTCGCTCACCTTGATCGAAGACGGAGTGACGCAAGCCAGGCCTTTTTTTGAAGAACCTCCCTTAGAAGAAGATGGACTCAAGCAACTAGAGCAAGAGGGTTCTCGTTCTGCGCTTCAGGCTCTTCTTTCTGCTCTTGAGCTGAATCCATGGGATGGACTTGATGTTGAGCGCGCCCAAACCTTGCTGAAAGAGGCAGCGGCCACCGCAGCCGTGAAGAAGGGCGTCTTGATGAAGAGTCTCAGGGCCGCCTTGCTCGGTCGTCTTCAGGGGCCAGACCTCATCACCACATGGGGGTTACTGGCCAGACTCGGGAACGATCGGCAGCGTTTGCGTCGCTCCCTCTGA
- the tatC gene encoding twin-arginine translocase subunit TatC has product MSLVDHLEELRQRVFRSLIAIVFGALACLFAVKPLVRILEEPAGSIRFLQLAPGEFLFVSFKVAGYAGLTLAIPYVLYQGLAFVLPGLTRNERRLIAPAVAGSAVLFFAGIAFSWWALIPAALGFLVSYGADVVEPIWSIERYLDFVLLLMLSTGLAFQLPVLQLLLGLFGLVRWRRMLSAWRWVVLIAALAGAVLTPSTDPITMSLLAGAISGLFFVGVALVAAVERFRPETPPDAPPPAAAG; this is encoded by the coding sequence ATGTCCCTGGTGGATCACCTCGAAGAGCTTCGTCAGCGCGTTTTTCGCAGCCTGATTGCGATTGTGTTTGGCGCTTTGGCCTGCCTTTTCGCGGTAAAACCGTTGGTGAGGATCTTGGAGGAACCCGCGGGATCGATCCGATTCCTCCAGTTGGCACCTGGCGAGTTCCTCTTTGTTTCCTTCAAGGTTGCCGGCTATGCCGGACTCACCTTGGCGATTCCTTACGTCTTGTATCAAGGCTTGGCTTTCGTTTTGCCGGGTCTCACGCGGAATGAGCGTCGTCTGATCGCTCCCGCTGTGGCGGGTTCAGCGGTGCTCTTTTTCGCCGGAATTGCTTTTTCTTGGTGGGCACTCATCCCTGCTGCCCTTGGGTTCCTGGTGAGTTACGGGGCTGATGTCGTGGAACCGATTTGGTCGATCGAGCGTTATCTCGACTTTGTGCTCCTGTTGATGCTCTCCACTGGACTGGCCTTTCAGCTTCCTGTTCTGCAGTTGTTGCTTGGGTTGTTTGGGTTGGTCCGTTGGAGGCGGATGCTCTCGGCCTGGCGTTGGGTCGTGTTGATTGCTGCATTGGCAGGAGCCGTGCTGACCCCATCCACGGATCCGATCACGATGTCCTTGCTAGCCGGTGCAATCTCAGGCCTGTTTTTCGTTGGCGTTGCTCTGGTTGCGGCAGTCGAGCGGTTCAGACCAGAAACTCCTCCAGACGCCCCTCCCCCTGCAGCTGCAGGCTGA
- the wecB gene encoding non-hydrolyzing UDP-N-acetylglucosamine 2-epimerase, which translates to MAGLPRVTIVLGTRPEAIKLAPVIQEFRASKDVETRVVLTGQHREMVSQVMDLFGLSADLDLNLMAPRQTLTHVTCAALQGLRDDFQAFPPKLVLVQGDTTTAFAAALSAFYEQIPVGHVEAGLRTDNLLDPFPEEANRRLISQISHLHFAPTKQSAANLQASGVVGRVLLTGNTVIDALLRMSERAPELSDLAIDWDAQRVILATVHRRENWGDRLKTIADGMLRVLDSHPDTVLLLPLHRNPTVREPLQALLGEHPRVVLTEPLDYDRLVAAMKGCTLLLTDSGGLQEEAPALGKPVLVLRETTERPEAVEAGTAQLVGTDPTAIHREASLLLDDSEAYNAMAKAVNPFGDGHASERILGAALELLAS; encoded by the coding sequence ATGGCCGGCCTGCCACGCGTGACGATCGTCTTGGGCACCAGGCCTGAAGCCATCAAATTGGCGCCTGTGATCCAAGAATTCCGGGCCAGCAAGGACGTGGAAACACGAGTCGTGCTGACCGGGCAGCACAGGGAGATGGTGTCGCAAGTGATGGATTTGTTTGGCCTGAGCGCCGATCTGGATCTCAATTTGATGGCCCCCCGACAAACCCTCACGCACGTGACCTGTGCGGCGCTGCAGGGTTTACGTGATGACTTCCAAGCGTTTCCTCCAAAGCTCGTGCTGGTTCAAGGAGACACAACCACGGCCTTCGCTGCAGCCCTCTCCGCCTTCTACGAACAAATTCCCGTTGGACACGTCGAGGCAGGACTGCGAACGGACAATCTTCTCGATCCTTTTCCAGAAGAAGCGAACCGTCGATTGATCTCGCAAATTTCGCATCTTCACTTTGCTCCCACCAAGCAATCAGCAGCCAACCTCCAAGCGTCTGGGGTGGTTGGGCGCGTGCTGCTTACGGGCAACACCGTGATCGATGCTCTGCTGCGAATGTCCGAACGCGCTCCTGAGTTAAGCGACTTAGCCATCGATTGGGACGCGCAAAGGGTGATTTTGGCGACTGTTCACCGACGTGAGAATTGGGGTGACCGCCTCAAGACCATTGCGGATGGAATGCTCCGTGTTCTCGACAGCCATCCCGACACCGTGTTGCTGTTGCCCTTGCATCGCAACCCAACCGTGCGTGAACCCCTCCAGGCACTCCTAGGGGAGCATCCACGTGTGGTGCTAACCGAGCCACTGGATTACGACCGCTTAGTGGCAGCCATGAAAGGCTGCACTCTTTTACTCACTGACTCCGGTGGGCTACAGGAAGAAGCGCCAGCACTCGGAAAACCGGTGCTTGTCCTGCGTGAAACCACGGAACGCCCCGAAGCCGTTGAAGCCGGCACAGCCCAATTGGTGGGGACTGATCCAACCGCGATTCACCGTGAAGCATCCCTGTTATTAGACGACAGCGAGGCCTACAACGCCATGGCGAAAGCCGTGAATCCCTTTGGTGATGGCCACGCGAGTGAAAGGATTCTCGGGGCTGCTCTTGAGCTGTTGGCAAGCTGA
- a CDS encoding DUF1643 domain-containing protein produces MATRVKGFSGLLLSCWQAEATLSPCGAYRWVLHRPIPSRDHRSEQRRVLLFVGLNPSRADGLRDDPTLRRLQSFSQHWGYHHLVVLNLFARISPSPSLLCRCAEPIGAENDLILHRWFQQWAQQPTWDLWLGWGVGGRLMQRDQAVLRMLNDVSDQRGVLPPPFATGLTKAGDPRHPLYLPSDVQRVAWAVPFLDEPHSAPVSDLPSPVWRTDRSGAFHIT; encoded by the coding sequence ATGGCCACGCGAGTGAAAGGATTCTCGGGGCTGCTCTTGAGCTGTTGGCAAGCTGAAGCAACGCTCAGTCCTTGCGGTGCCTACCGCTGGGTGCTGCATCGTCCCATTCCATCCAGGGATCACAGGTCCGAACAGAGGAGGGTGCTTCTGTTCGTTGGCCTGAACCCGTCGCGAGCCGATGGACTTCGAGACGACCCCACCCTGCGAAGACTTCAAAGCTTTTCACAACACTGGGGGTATCACCATCTAGTGGTCCTGAATCTCTTTGCCCGCATCTCCCCCTCCCCCTCCCTGCTTTGCCGTTGCGCTGAGCCAATCGGCGCTGAGAATGATCTGATCCTGCACCGCTGGTTCCAGCAGTGGGCGCAGCAGCCCACATGGGATCTCTGGCTGGGATGGGGGGTCGGCGGACGACTGATGCAACGGGATCAGGCGGTCTTGAGAATGTTGAACGACGTCAGCGATCAACGAGGAGTGCTTCCACCTCCCTTTGCGACGGGCTTAACCAAAGCGGGCGATCCCCGCCACCCCCTGTACCTTCCCAGTGATGTGCAGAGAGTTGCCTGGGCAGTACCGTTCCTAGATGAACCGCACTCCGCGCCGGTATCGGATCTCCCTTCACCTGTCTGGCGGACAGACCGAAGTGGTGCATTTCACATCACTTGA
- a CDS encoding Rqc2 family fibronectin-binding protein, with protein sequence MVSQSPQVMDLTSLRAVLADLRARLLPSRFEKAQQPDPQTLQLGFRTLRGMIWLELSWKAEVPRLVEISAPPKQGAGSTLAQQIQHGLRQLALTELSQEGFERVVQFQLAPRPGQPPQRTLVLELMGRHSNLLLLDDRQRITAIARQVRVHQSRVRPIGTGDVYSAPPALQGIAPRLDEPEQRWRERLELLPLSLEKALRSAYQGISPVLAKHLADPHEDVARERLATSVHELSDQQWQVLHQRWQCWLKALETERFELQFDGPNSYRVWKPASASTFDGESLADLPQPGQPLSLRLGEYYATVLQRQELNRVTQDLQKQLKQLRSREEALLADQRAGLEETGGADDLQQQGDALLCQVSPNRETIDRAQKLYGRARKLRRAVPALEERLQHHQSRLALLDGSESFLEELIGADWDRLEARTKSLLDLREELDDLLAPKRLRRRRQGSRRLDPQPLEIHSPAGLLIQVGRNHRQNDWISLRRARPGDLWFHAQECPGSHVVLKASAGFADEDDVTLAADLAAWFSRARGNRRVAVVRAPVEHLQRIAGAALGTVQHKEGEVVWAEPDRARQRLIAGKLLA encoded by the coding sequence ATGGTCAGCCAAAGTCCGCAAGTGATGGATCTCACCAGCCTGAGGGCTGTGTTGGCGGATTTACGTGCCCGCTTGCTACCCAGCCGGTTTGAGAAAGCTCAACAGCCCGATCCTCAGACGCTTCAGCTTGGATTTCGCACCCTGCGGGGAATGATTTGGTTGGAGCTGAGCTGGAAAGCAGAAGTTCCCCGACTGGTTGAAATCTCCGCGCCACCCAAGCAAGGTGCAGGAAGCACGCTGGCGCAACAGATTCAGCATGGACTCCGCCAACTTGCACTGACGGAGCTCAGCCAGGAAGGTTTTGAACGGGTTGTGCAATTTCAGTTGGCGCCTCGACCTGGACAGCCTCCCCAGCGCACCTTGGTGCTCGAACTGATGGGGCGTCACAGCAATTTGTTGTTGCTCGATGACCGACAACGCATCACTGCGATCGCACGCCAAGTCCGCGTGCACCAGTCGAGAGTGAGGCCGATTGGTACGGGAGATGTCTACAGCGCTCCCCCAGCCCTTCAAGGCATTGCTCCCCGACTTGATGAGCCTGAGCAGCGCTGGAGAGAGCGATTGGAACTGTTGCCGCTAAGCCTGGAAAAGGCGCTGCGCAGTGCCTACCAGGGCATCAGTCCGGTGCTGGCGAAGCATCTGGCTGACCCGCATGAAGACGTTGCCAGAGAGCGATTGGCGACAAGCGTTCATGAGCTCAGCGATCAGCAGTGGCAGGTGTTGCACCAGCGTTGGCAGTGCTGGTTGAAAGCGCTGGAGACCGAACGGTTTGAGCTGCAATTTGATGGGCCTAACTCCTATCGCGTTTGGAAGCCTGCGTCCGCATCGACGTTTGATGGGGAGTCGTTGGCGGATCTTCCACAACCTGGGCAGCCCCTAAGCCTGCGTTTGGGTGAGTACTACGCCACTGTTCTTCAACGTCAGGAGTTGAATCGTGTAACTCAGGATTTGCAAAAGCAGCTCAAGCAGTTAAGGAGTCGTGAGGAGGCCCTATTGGCTGACCAGAGAGCTGGCTTGGAGGAGACCGGCGGTGCCGATGACTTGCAACAGCAGGGAGATGCGTTGTTGTGTCAGGTGAGTCCGAATCGGGAGACCATTGATCGCGCACAGAAGTTGTACGGCAGAGCACGAAAACTGAGACGAGCTGTGCCGGCTCTTGAAGAACGGCTGCAGCATCATCAAAGTCGACTGGCATTACTCGATGGCAGTGAAAGCTTTCTGGAAGAGCTGATTGGTGCTGATTGGGATCGCTTAGAGGCGCGCACGAAAAGCCTTCTGGACCTGCGGGAAGAATTGGATGATCTGTTGGCTCCAAAACGGCTCCGCCGCCGCCGTCAGGGATCCCGTCGACTGGACCCTCAGCCCCTCGAAATCCATAGCCCGGCGGGATTGTTGATTCAGGTGGGACGAAATCATCGTCAAAACGACTGGATCAGTCTCCGGCGGGCACGACCTGGTGACCTTTGGTTCCATGCCCAGGAATGTCCGGGTAGTCACGTTGTGTTGAAGGCATCGGCTGGTTTTGCCGACGAAGACGATGTCACCCTTGCTGCTGATCTCGCTGCTTGGTTTAGCCGCGCGCGTGGAAATCGCCGGGTTGCTGTCGTCAGAGCCCCTGTGGAGCATCTCCAACGCATTGCAGGTGCAGCGCTTGGAACGGTGCAACACAAAGAGGGTGAGGTTGTCTGGGCCGAGCCAGATCGAGCAAGACAGCGACTGATCGCCGGCAAGCTCTTAGCCTGA
- the psaJ gene encoding photosystem I reaction center subunit IX, with protein sequence MKKFLTTAPVVAAIWFTLTAGILIEWNRFFPDLLFHPMG encoded by the coding sequence ATGAAGAAATTTCTGACTACTGCACCTGTCGTTGCGGCGATATGGTTCACTCTCACCGCCGGGATCTTGATCGAGTGGAATCGCTTTTTCCCTGATCTCCTCTTCCACCCCATGGGCTGA
- a CDS encoding high light inducible protein, with amino-acid sequence MAPETDLQQNVVAEPIEPIELNAWKRGLTPQAEIWNGRLAMLGFSIGMATLLIVRMFNNAA; translated from the coding sequence ATGGCTCCCGAAACTGATCTCCAGCAAAACGTTGTAGCAGAGCCAATCGAGCCCATCGAATTGAATGCTTGGAAGCGAGGACTTACTCCCCAAGCTGAAATTTGGAATGGACGCCTTGCCATGCTCGGATTTTCCATCGGCATGGCAACGCTGCTAATCGTGCGGATGTTTAATAACGCAGCCTGA
- the tsaD gene encoding tRNA (adenosine(37)-N6)-threonylcarbamoyltransferase complex transferase subunit TsaD: MPTVLGLETSCDESAAAVLRQEGGQLTVLSHGIASQVEEHAQWGGVVPEIASRRHVEALPSLVEHALKDAGLIAADLDAIAATVAPGLVGALMVGSITGRTLAALHQKPFLAVHHLEAHLASVFLADHPPKAPYLVLLVSGGHTELIRVDQRGEMKRLGRSHDDAAGEAFDKVARLMGLGYPGGPAIQAIAVEGDAKRFQLPKGRVSKPEGGFYPYDFSFSGLKTAVLRHVEALKHESEELPLADLAASFEQIVADVLVERSLRCCLEQGMDQLVMVGGVAANQRLRSLMQTAGQSKGVSIHIAPLAYCTDNAAMVAVAALRRLTSGVKPSSLELGVSARWPLEKALSLYSSAPPF, encoded by the coding sequence ATGCCCACAGTGCTTGGCCTCGAAACAAGTTGTGACGAGTCAGCCGCGGCGGTGCTCCGCCAGGAGGGCGGCCAGCTCACGGTGTTATCCCACGGCATCGCCTCCCAGGTTGAGGAGCACGCGCAATGGGGTGGGGTCGTTCCTGAGATTGCCTCACGACGGCATGTGGAAGCACTCCCAAGCCTCGTGGAGCACGCCTTAAAAGACGCTGGTCTCATCGCTGCCGACCTTGACGCCATCGCGGCAACCGTCGCCCCTGGCTTGGTGGGAGCCCTCATGGTGGGCTCCATCACCGGACGGACACTGGCCGCGCTGCATCAGAAACCCTTCCTCGCCGTTCATCATCTGGAGGCGCATCTCGCTTCCGTGTTCCTGGCGGATCACCCGCCAAAGGCCCCTTATCTCGTACTTCTCGTGAGTGGCGGCCACACCGAACTGATTCGGGTGGATCAGCGCGGAGAGATGAAACGCCTGGGACGAAGCCATGACGATGCGGCCGGTGAAGCTTTCGACAAAGTGGCTCGACTCATGGGCTTGGGCTACCCAGGAGGTCCTGCGATTCAGGCCATCGCCGTGGAGGGCGATGCCAAACGGTTTCAGTTACCAAAAGGGCGCGTTTCCAAGCCAGAAGGAGGCTTCTACCCCTACGACTTTTCATTCAGTGGTCTGAAAACCGCGGTGCTTCGGCATGTGGAAGCGTTGAAGCATGAATCGGAGGAGCTTCCTCTTGCTGATCTCGCAGCCAGCTTTGAACAGATCGTGGCCGATGTGCTGGTGGAGCGAAGCCTGCGCTGCTGCCTAGAGCAGGGGATGGATCAGTTGGTCATGGTTGGCGGCGTTGCCGCTAACCAGCGCCTGCGTTCTCTCATGCAGACTGCCGGTCAGTCAAAGGGGGTGTCCATCCACATCGCCCCGTTGGCCTATTGCACGGACAACGCAGCAATGGTTGCTGTAGCGGCATTGCGTCGACTAACAAGCGGCGTGAAACCTAGTTCTCTAGAGCTAGGCGTCTCAGCACGATGGCCATTAGAAAAAGCATTAAGCCTGTATAGCTCAGCACCTCCATTTTAA
- a CDS encoding type IV pilus twitching motility protein PilT: protein MSQPVFPPGIPAKPTFTPASAPQSSASPPTSLEQIVRIAYEQGHSDVHLGIGESPRFRARGEIIGSDWPPTNPGEFQDWLGELLTPQQVDRFRQCKEFDGAHAFSFVRVRINLFDALKGAAMVLRLIPQAILSMDELKLPSVLQVLCARPKGLLLVTGPTGSGKSTTLAAMIDWINHNQSRHILTIEDPIEFVHESRQSLIRQREVGRHTLQFHHALRAALREDPDVILVGEIRDKETLSTAMEAAQTGHLVFGTLHTNSAVKTVERVLGMYQPEEQESVRQSLAESLMGIVSQGLIQSAGGKRAAYHDLLINTDACKDYIKKGALDDVEDIMQRSDFDGMMTANQSLQRLVESEQVEAEKAIAVSPRPNELAQALRGRR from the coding sequence ATGAGTCAGCCCGTTTTTCCTCCTGGCATCCCAGCCAAGCCCACGTTCACCCCAGCTTCAGCTCCACAGTCGTCGGCTTCACCGCCTACGTCTTTAGAGCAGATCGTGCGTATCGCTTATGAACAGGGGCATTCCGACGTTCATCTTGGGATCGGGGAGAGCCCCAGATTTCGAGCCCGTGGCGAGATCATTGGCTCCGATTGGCCCCCCACGAACCCCGGCGAGTTTCAGGATTGGCTAGGAGAATTACTCACTCCCCAGCAGGTCGACCGCTTCAGACAGTGCAAAGAGTTCGACGGGGCTCATGCGTTCTCTTTCGTAAGGGTACGCATCAACTTGTTCGATGCTTTGAAGGGTGCGGCGATGGTGTTGCGCCTCATCCCTCAAGCGATCCTGTCGATGGACGAACTAAAGCTGCCGTCTGTTCTTCAAGTTCTTTGCGCGCGTCCAAAAGGGTTGCTGCTTGTCACTGGCCCGACAGGCTCCGGTAAAAGCACCACGCTGGCAGCCATGATTGATTGGATTAATCACAATCAAAGCAGGCATATCCTCACGATTGAAGATCCTATTGAATTCGTGCATGAAAGCCGGCAGTCCCTAATCCGACAGCGTGAGGTTGGACGCCACACACTCCAGTTTCATCATGCTTTGAGAGCGGCGTTGCGTGAAGATCCTGATGTGATTTTGGTTGGGGAAATTCGTGACAAAGAAACGCTAAGCACCGCGATGGAAGCGGCTCAGACTGGACACCTTGTGTTTGGAACTCTGCATACAAACTCCGCGGTTAAAACCGTTGAGCGTGTCCTTGGAATGTACCAACCTGAAGAGCAGGAAAGTGTTCGACAGTCTTTAGCTGAATCGCTAATGGGAATTGTTTCTCAGGGATTAATTCAGAGTGCTGGCGGTAAACGTGCTGCCTATCATGACCTTTTGATTAATACTGATGCTTGTAAAGATTATATTAAAAAGGGAGCTCTTGATGATGTTGAAGACATCATGCAGAGAAGCGATTTTGATGGAATGATGACCGCTAATCAGTCCTTGCAACGATTGGTTGAATCTGAGCAAGTCGAAGCTGAGAAGGCAATAGCCGTTAGTCCTCGTCCCAATGAACTCGCTCAGGCGTTAAGGGGTAGACGTTGA
- the gmk gene encoding guanylate kinase: protein MAPDGSIARPTVLTGPSGVGKGTLVARLRERHPEIWLSVSATTRAPRSGEIDGVHYFFHSKEQFHKLVQSGGLLEWAEFAGNCYGTPRQPVSERVAKGIPVLLEIELEGARQVRNSLPEAIQIFLAPPCVEELEKRIRGRGTEVEEAIQRRLKRAQEELQAQTEFDAVIVNDDLETALAELEKQMNLTIS from the coding sequence ATGGCTCCTGATGGATCAATCGCCAGGCCCACGGTGCTCACCGGCCCGAGCGGCGTGGGCAAGGGCACCTTGGTCGCCCGCCTGAGAGAGCGTCATCCAGAGATATGGCTCTCCGTATCGGCCACCACGCGTGCTCCACGCAGTGGAGAAATCGATGGAGTTCACTATTTTTTTCACTCCAAAGAACAGTTCCACAAACTCGTTCAAAGCGGTGGCTTGCTGGAGTGGGCTGAATTTGCTGGAAACTGCTACGGAACACCTCGACAACCCGTCAGTGAGCGCGTCGCGAAGGGCATTCCCGTGCTTCTTGAAATTGAATTAGAGGGGGCCAGGCAGGTTAGAAACAGCTTGCCTGAAGCAATCCAAATTTTTCTTGCACCACCTTGCGTTGAAGAGCTTGAGAAACGGATTCGCGGCCGCGGAACCGAAGTAGAAGAGGCGATCCAGCGCCGGCTGAAGCGGGCACAAGAAGAACTACAAGCTCAAACAGAATTCGATGCTGTCATCGTCAACGACGATCTTGAAACAGCTTTAGCCGAGCTAGAGAAACAGATGAATTTGACTATCTCCTAA
- a CDS encoding Photosystem I reaction center subunit III, with translation MRRLFALALSALLVFGFAPVAKADVAGLTPCAESARFQQRASAAATPQAKARFEMYSEAVCGEDGLPHLIVDGRWSHAGDFVFPGLMFLYINGCIGWAGREYLKGTRGTKEQYTKEIQIDLSLALKSLLASAAWPVAAFGEFTSGKLLESDNKVTVSPR, from the coding sequence ATGCGTCGTCTCTTCGCTCTTGCGCTCTCGGCCCTGCTGGTGTTCGGCTTTGCCCCCGTCGCCAAGGCTGATGTAGCTGGTCTGACACCCTGCGCCGAAAGTGCCCGTTTTCAGCAGCGTGCAAGCGCTGCCGCCACGCCTCAAGCTAAGGCTCGCTTCGAGATGTATAGCGAGGCCGTTTGTGGTGAAGATGGGCTGCCTCATTTGATCGTGGATGGCCGTTGGAGCCATGCCGGTGATTTCGTCTTCCCAGGCCTGATGTTCCTCTACATCAATGGTTGCATTGGCTGGGCGGGTCGTGAGTACCTCAAAGGCACTCGCGGGACCAAGGAGCAGTACACGAAAGAGATTCAAATTGATCTCTCTCTTGCTCTCAAGTCTTTGTTGGCATCAGCCGCTTGGCCTGTCGCTGCTTTTGGTGAATTCACGAGTGGCAAATTGCTTGAAAGCGACAACAAGGTGACCGTCTCTCCTCGCTGA
- a CDS encoding cation:proton antiporter — MTPERLGLLWGITVFAGAGARLLAALSNINGVVLLLLSGLLIGRSGLGLVEPLDLGQGLQTIVGLLVSLVLFDGGLNLRLPGDTIKATVLRISVLRIFISLGAGILAAHWLAGLGWSLAAVFSAIVLATGPTVVTPIVKQIRLAHPLGDVLEAEGLVLEPIGAVLALLLLELALGDLHGWREVAQGLLARLGGGVLIGVTVGWLLSEGLRRLNGSQPVGLRLQLTLGALFLMFGLAEWLLPESGLPASVAAGVVVGRRSTEEAGQLDELIRELASLAITMLFPLLAADVSWAELSPLGWGGVSCVLLLMFVVRPIAVSVATVGLPLVWRQKLFMAWLAPRGIVTAAVASLFAIRLEQAGILGAGRLQGLVFLTILMTVGIQGLTAQPLARVLGLTAESPEDSASTTAASSEGATQTLPIVPESGQ; from the coding sequence ATGACGCCTGAGCGTTTAGGGCTGCTTTGGGGCATCACGGTCTTTGCGGGGGCAGGGGCGAGGCTGCTAGCGGCTTTATCCAATATCAATGGCGTGGTTTTGCTGCTGCTGTCAGGGCTGCTGATCGGGCGCTCTGGCCTAGGACTCGTTGAACCTCTCGATCTTGGACAAGGGCTGCAAACCATTGTCGGACTCTTGGTGAGCTTGGTGTTGTTTGACGGAGGTCTCAACCTTCGTCTGCCAGGAGACACGATCAAAGCCACTGTGCTTCGCATCTCAGTCCTGAGAATCTTCATTTCTCTCGGCGCGGGAATCCTTGCTGCTCACTGGCTCGCTGGCCTTGGATGGTCCTTAGCTGCCGTCTTTAGCGCCATCGTGCTGGCCACTGGACCCACAGTGGTCACCCCAATCGTGAAACAAATTCGCTTAGCCCATCCCCTTGGAGATGTGCTGGAAGCGGAAGGACTGGTGCTCGAGCCCATCGGCGCGGTGCTGGCATTACTACTCCTGGAACTTGCATTAGGAGACCTCCATGGCTGGCGTGAAGTAGCCCAAGGTCTACTGGCACGCCTCGGAGGAGGAGTGCTGATTGGTGTCACGGTTGGTTGGCTGTTGTCAGAGGGGTTACGCCGCCTGAATGGTTCGCAACCCGTTGGATTGCGTTTACAGCTCACTCTCGGGGCGTTGTTCCTCATGTTTGGGCTTGCCGAATGGCTTCTGCCTGAATCAGGGCTACCCGCATCCGTTGCCGCGGGCGTCGTGGTCGGTCGTCGCTCAACTGAAGAAGCCGGTCAGCTCGATGAACTGATCCGAGAGTTGGCGTCACTCGCCATCACCATGCTGTTTCCTCTCTTGGCAGCTGACGTGTCTTGGGCTGAGCTCAGTCCTCTGGGATGGGGCGGTGTGAGCTGTGTCTTGCTGCTCATGTTTGTGGTGCGTCCCATAGCCGTGAGTGTGGCCACAGTCGGGTTGCCTTTGGTTTGGCGTCAAAAGTTGTTTATGGCCTGGCTGGCACCTCGAGGCATCGTGACAGCAGCCGTCGCCTCATTATTCGCCATCCGCCTTGAGCAGGCTGGAATTTTGGGTGCAGGGCGACTACAAGGGTTGGTCTTCCTCACCATTTTGATGACCGTTGGCATTCAAGGCTTAACAGCACAACCCTTGGCACGCGTTCTTGGCCTGACTGCTGAGAGCCCAGAAGACTCTGCCTCCACCACTGCTGCCTCTTCAGAGGGAGCGACGCAAACGCTGCCGATCGTTCCCGAGTCTGGCCAGTAA